TCATCGAAGCCCGACTGGTTCGAGCGAAAGCGGAAGAAACGCGAGCAACAGCCGGAATCGCATTGGCGAAGGCGAACGTGGAATCGGCGGAAGCGGGACTGGTGCAGGCTCAATCCGAACTCAAACGTGCGGACGCAAGTCTCGCTGCTGCCGAAGCGGAATTCAGTCGAACACAAGATTTGGTCGAACGACAGTCGTTACAAAACCGAGTGCTGGACGAAGTCCGCAAGAGACGCGATTCCGAATTAGCCAACCGAGACGCCGTCAATTCGGCGATCAACTCCGCCCGCGCGAAGGTGACGGTTTCTCAGGCGGAATTGACTTCGGCAGAAGCTGACTTGGAAGCCGCGAAGGCGGAGACAACCATCGCAGAGAAACAACTCGAAGAGATTCAGGTTCTCATCGACTATGCCACTTTGAAGGCTCCGTTCGCGGGTTTGGTCACTCATCGAGCAATTGATCCCGGTGACTTGGTTCGGGAGTCGAGTGAAGTCGGCGAAGGATCGCCGCTGTTCGTGGTTACTCAGGTTGATCCGGTCCGCGTGCGTGTTCCGGTGCCCGAAGTCGATGCGGCATTTGTCAATCGTGGTGACAAGATGACGTTGCGTTTTCCTTCGTTTGCTGGTGAAGAGTCGATCACAGCCGAAGTGAGTCGATTGGCCGGTGACCTCGATCCCAACACACGCACAATGTTGGTCGAGGCGGAATTGCAAAATCCCGACGGAAAGTTCCTGCCCGGCATGTTTGGCGAAGCGACCATTACCCTGTCGACAAAAGTCGCCGCCAACATGTTGCCTGCAAGGGCAGTTCGATTTGCCGAAACCGGAGAAGCCTACGTCTACGTGGTCGGGGATGACCAAACCGTCAGCGTTCAGGAAGTTCAGACCGGCATCGATATGGGCCATTCGATTGAAATTCTATCGGGGGTTGTAGCGGGTCAAATGGTGATCGACGCCCATTTGCAACGCTTCACGGACGGCCAAACAGTCCAGCCATTGCCCGCCAATTGAGCCCCCACTGTCGTTGAAAAATACGCCCTGCATTCACCGCGTGAGTTGAAAACAAAGAAACCGCTATGGGTCTAATCAATTTTTCGCTGAAGAACCGCTACGCCGTTCTCGCGGCCGCGATTGCGTTGTGCCTGCTCGGTGCAGCCGTCATTCCGGGCATCACAGTCGACATCTTGCCGGATTTCAAAAAACCCGTGGTGGTCAGCTTCTTCTCATATCCCGGTCTGCCCACGCTCGACATGGAGAAGTCTGTCACCTCTCGGGTCGAACGAGCATTGACGTTGGCGGGAAAAATCGAACACCAGGAATCGCGGACGGTTCCCGGTGCGGCCGTCATCAAAGTGTTCTTCCAACCTGGTGCCGACTCCAGTTCGGCGATGAACGACATCGTCAACCTCGAAGCGAGTGATATGTTCCATTTGCCGCCTGGAATCGAATGGCCGTTCACATTGCGAAGCGAACCGTCGAATTTGCCGGTGGTGCTCGCCGCGATTTCCGGTGAGGGATTGAGTGAGTCGGAACTCTACAGCATCGGCTACTACGCAGTCCGCAACAAAATGGGTGGATTGAAAGGCGTGCAGATTCCGCATCCGTTTGGCGGAAAATTTCGTCAGATGATGGTCTACGTCGATCCTGCAAAACTTCAGGCGTACCACGTTAGCGCGACCGATGTCGTTGAGGCCCTTCGGAAATCCAACTTGGTCTTGGCGGCGGGAACAGCCCGATTGGGTGGCACGGACTACCAAATCCATCCGCGAAATACGTTGCCTACCATCGAGGAGATCGAAGCGATTCCCGTAGCCGTGCGTGATGGACGACCGATTTTCATTCGCGACGTCGGTGTGGTCGAAGACGATGCCGCCTTGCAATACAACATCGTCCGCGTCAACGGAAAACGCAGCGTTTACTGTCCTTTATTGCGTGAACCCGGCGAGAACACGATTGCCGTCGTCGACCGAATCACCGAAGGAATCGCCACCGAAATTCCCAAGATGAAAGAACGCGGGGACATCCCCGAAGCGACCGAAGTAACACTCGTTTCCGACCAATCCCATTACATTCGTAACGCGATGTCGAACCTGTTAAACCAAATCGGTTTGGGGGCGGCGTTGGTAGCGGTTGTCGTGTTGGTGTTTCTCCGTCGGTTCCTTCCGACCTTGATCATCGTGTCGACAATTCTGCTCGCGATTTTGATCGGAGGCTTGGGGTTTGCGTTTACCGGACAAACGATCAACGTGATGACACTGGGCGGTATCGCGCTCGCGATCGGTACGGTTGTGGATGCCGGAATCGTGGTCGTCGAAAATGTGATTCGGCATCAGCGAATGGGCAAGTC
This portion of the Thalassoroseus pseudoceratinae genome encodes:
- a CDS encoding efflux RND transporter periplasmic adaptor subunit, coding for MVRFPNCRCLMFAALMSWVTISSGCGAKAVGEPPEKTTKTVPVKTVAVATQDVRRTSTQPATIHGYYRAEIRAKVSGYIAAIHADIGDVVEEGTPLAEIAVPEMQKQLQIIEARLVRAKAEETRATAGIALAKANVESAEAGLVQAQSELKRADASLAAAEAEFSRTQDLVERQSLQNRVLDEVRKRRDSELANRDAVNSAINSARAKVTVSQAELTSAEADLEAAKAETTIAEKQLEEIQVLIDYATLKAPFAGLVTHRAIDPGDLVRESSEVGEGSPLFVVTQVDPVRVRVPVPEVDAAFVNRGDKMTLRFPSFAGEESITAEVSRLAGDLDPNTRTMLVEAELQNPDGKFLPGMFGEATITLSTKVAANMLPARAVRFAETGEAYVYVVGDDQTVSVQEVQTGIDMGHSIEILSGVVAGQMVIDAHLQRFTDGQTVQPLPAN